One segment of Anomalospiza imberbis isolate Cuckoo-Finch-1a 21T00152 chromosome 2, ASM3175350v1, whole genome shotgun sequence DNA contains the following:
- the GPR82 gene encoding probable G-protein coupled receptor 82: MNNSSCLQPSPATTVALPILYSCLFPAGIFGNVLSAWIFSRKAPTRRTQYIYLANLVTANLLVCSTMPFLAAYFAEGHRWPYESVACRIAHHLGTLVMHVSMYVTITILCSIALSQYATLKKNCGTQRSPALPGTFQGRLLHSFRRPKFAKYLCVVIWLIVLCVTVTAITYNVQEKVSGEFPTCYNVRVEAGERPAMIAAYLATVCFFLSFMTVLWSYYSLTRHLSRIQKNTCIGEKHLIYRTVKRNILVIQMILTVCFLPYHIFRPIFYVLLIDNDCPRLNYLVEIKNVLTCLAATKSSLDPVITLLLDKTFKKSLYGLFTKSTPEHQKRNDDIFTEMGRNMERFS, encoded by the coding sequence ATGAACAACTCATCATGTCTTCAGCCATCGCCAGCTACCACCGTAGCTCTCCCCATCCTTTACTCCTGCCTGTTCCCCGCTGGAATCTTTGGGAACGTTCTGAGTGCCTGGATATTTTCACGGAAAGCGCCCACCCGAAGGACACAGTACATTTACCTGGCCAACCTGGTGACTGCAAATCTGCTGGTTTGCAGCACCATGCCCTTCCTGGCCGCCTACTTTGCGGAGGGGCACCGCTGGCCCTACGAGTCGGTGGCGTGCAGGATCGCCcatcacctggggacactggtgaTGCACGTCAGCATGTACGTGACCATCACCATCCTCTGCTCCATCGCTCTCAGCCAGTACGCCACGCTGAAGAAGAACTGTGGCACACAACGCTCCCCAGCTCTGCCGGGAACCTTCCAGGGGCGCCTGCTGCACAGCTTCCGGCGGCCAAAGTTCGCTAAATATTTGTGTGTCGTTATCTGGCTGATTGTGCTCTGCGTAACAGTCACAGCCATCACCTACAACGTCCAGGAGAAGGTTTCAGGAGAGTTCCCCACCTGCTACAACGTCAGGGTAGAAGCTGGTGAACGTCCTGCAATGATTGCAGCTTATCTGGCCACTGTGtgcttttttctgtcttttatgaCCGTTTTGTGGTCATACTATTCTCTTACCAGACATCTGAGCAGAATACAAAAAAACACCTGTATTGGAGAAAAACATCTAATTTACAGAACAGTGAAAAGAAACATTCTTGTCATCCAGATGATATTAACTGTCTGTTTTCTTCCATACCATATTTTTAGGCCAATTTTCTATGTACTGCTTATAGATAATGACTGTCCAAGGCTAAACTACCTagtggaaattaaaaatgtCCTTACTTGTCTTGCTGCTACTAAAAGCAGTTTGGATCCAGTTATAACCCTTCTGTTAGATAAAACATTTAAGAAAAGTCTTTATGGCCTGTTTACAAAATCCACACCAGAACATCAAAAACGTAATGATGatattttcactgaaatggGAAGAAATATGGAAAGATTTTCATAG
- the GPR34 gene encoding probable G-protein coupled receptor 34 — MMAATSADLPTIGPHKEEFWSNQTNLTINASESHNDASCSLDDNNSLSLALIAFYSIIFVVGLVGNIVALFAFLCIHQKRNSIQVYLLNVAVADLLLIFCLPFRILYHATNRWMFGRIFCKVVGTLFYMNMYISIVLLGLISLDRYIKITKSVKRPKMLTTTRSVQICCTVWAIALTGFTVVVAPSFFKTEDSNSTKCFHYRTKQNAEKTEAILNYITVLIFWIVFFLLILSYVKIAKNLLKISRRRANFPNAGKYTKTARNSFIVLIIFTVCFVPYHIFRVVYITSQLQTPSCYWMEIIHTCNEVMLIFSSFNSCLDPVMYFLMSRSVRKTVFQLICRKLHGESSLNLESTSDIKLGQYAQERLSSTTPYSSYSRKKSMI; from the coding sequence ATGATGGCTGCAACTTCAGCTGATTTACCAACCATTGGTCCACACAAGGAAGAATTCTGGAGCAACCAAACCAACCTGACCATAAATGCCTCAGAAAGTCACAATGATGCCAGCTGTTCCTTGGATGACAACAACTCACTGTCACTTGCTTTGATAGCTTTTTACTCCATTATTTTTGTAGTTGGATTGGTTGGAAATATTGTAGCCCTGTTTGCTTTCCTGTGCATTCATCAGAAGAGAAATTCTATCCAAGTTTACTTGCTAAACGTAGCTGTTGCAGACCTCCTGCTCATCTTCTGTCTTCCCTTCCGGATACTCTACCATGCCACAAACCGCTGGATGTTTGGGCGGATTTTTTGCAAGGTTGTGGGAACTCTGTTTTACATGAACATGTACATTAGCATAGTACTGTTGGGACTAATCAGTCTGGATCgttatataaaaataactaAGTCTGTGAAGCGTCCAAAGATGTTAACCACTACCCGGAGTGTGCAGATCTGCTGCACGGTGTGGGCAATTGCGCTAACAGGATTTACAGTGGTAGTTGCACCATCTTTCTTTAAGACTGAGGACAGCAACTCTACCAAGTGCTTTCATTACCGAACCAAACAGAatgcagagaaaacagaagcaattttaaattatatcaCTGTACTGATTTTTTGgatagtttttttccttttgatacTTTCGTATGTTAAAATTGCCAAAAACCTTCTGAAAATTTCGAGGAGAAGGGCAAATTTTCCCAATGCAGGAAAATACACCAAGACAGCAAGAAATTCCTTCATTGTTCTCATAATTTTCACCGTCTGTTTTGTGCCTTATCACATATTCCGGGTCGTGTACATCACATCACAGTTACAAACCCCATCCTGTTATTGGATGGAGATCATTCACACGTGCAATGAGGTGATGCTCATATTTTCATCATTTAACAGCTGCCTAGACCCAGTTATGTATTTCCTCATGTCCAGAAGTGTCCGTAAGACTGTATTCCAACTGATTTGCAGAAAACTTCATGGAGAGTCAAGCCTAAACCTGGAGAGCACTTCAGACATAAAACTTGGCCAATACGCTCAAGAGCGATTATCTAGCACCACTCCTTACTCCAGCTACTCAAGGAAGAAGTCTATGATTTGA